The following proteins are co-located in the Heliorestis convoluta genome:
- a CDS encoding stage V sporulation protein D — MFATPVQVKKRSTQLFLFLAFLMIVLIGRLFWIQVIKGDFYASKAEEVRLRDLPVEAKRGTIYDRNMRSLAVSISVDSVVANPAEVRRRSDDRIREMAQQMSTILEMDEDDVYERITRTNTGFVWVRRKVDPDKVAQLRQLDLPGIDYIPESRRYYEKGKLASHVLGITDIDSRGLEGLELIFDQQMRGVPGKLVAEYDAANRELPQAQHAFIRPVDGHSVVLTIDETIQYIVERELDKLERERNPKGATVIVMEAKTGRILALSNRPTFDPNERHLYPDTARRNRAINDIYEPGSTFKIVTAAAAMEERVVGDKDNYQCPGYIMIDKLRLRCWKHEGHGQQDFTEVVENSCNPGFVTVGMNLGLDKFYKYLHAFGFGTPTGIPMNGEAGGILVPRNAAKPIDLATMSIGQANAMTPIQLITAVSAVANDGKLMKPQLVEKVIDAQGAIVEKFEPEMIRQVVSKETAEELNLILESVVSNGTGRNAYLQGYRVGGKTGTAQKIKPGGGYMEREYVASFVGLAPANDPEIVCLVVVDAPEGMPYYGGLVAAPIFRSIMVDTLRHLGIQPQAVQDQAPTVITEGVREVVVPQVTGIDVTEASQTLRGVSLGAATEGFGSRVIGQLPQAGEVVAPRSTVILYLDDHEEVFQAEVASETICPDIRGKTIRQASELLTRAGLSLEMYGTGLAYRQSIPAGTKVPVGTVVRVDFLPFDEQGP; from the coding sequence GTGTTTGCTACGCCTGTACAGGTGAAAAAGCGCTCAACACAGCTTTTCTTGTTTTTAGCTTTTTTAATGATCGTCTTGATAGGTCGTCTTTTCTGGATACAAGTTATAAAAGGTGATTTCTATGCGAGCAAAGCAGAAGAGGTACGATTGCGAGACCTACCTGTAGAAGCAAAGCGAGGCACCATATACGATCGAAATATGCGTTCGCTGGCTGTATCGATCAGTGTGGATTCTGTTGTTGCTAATCCAGCGGAAGTGCGTCGCCGTAGTGATGACAGGATACGAGAAATGGCTCAACAGATGAGCACCATTTTAGAGATGGATGAAGACGATGTCTATGAACGGATTACACGCACGAATACGGGCTTTGTTTGGGTTAGAAGAAAAGTCGATCCCGATAAAGTAGCACAGTTGCGTCAATTGGATTTACCTGGCATTGACTACATACCTGAAAGCAGACGTTATTATGAAAAGGGTAAGCTAGCCTCTCATGTCTTAGGAATTACCGATATTGACTCTCGAGGATTAGAAGGGCTAGAACTGATCTTTGACCAGCAAATGCGAGGAGTTCCAGGCAAATTGGTCGCTGAGTACGATGCCGCGAACCGAGAATTGCCACAGGCTCAACATGCTTTTATTCGGCCTGTAGACGGCCATAGTGTTGTTCTTACGATTGACGAGACTATCCAGTATATTGTAGAGCGGGAACTTGATAAGCTAGAGCGAGAACGGAACCCCAAAGGGGCTACTGTAATTGTTATGGAAGCGAAAACAGGTCGAATTCTTGCACTGTCCAATCGACCGACTTTCGATCCCAATGAACGGCATCTCTATCCAGATACTGCTCGTCGCAACAGAGCCATCAATGACATATACGAACCGGGGTCTACTTTTAAGATTGTAACGGCCGCAGCTGCTATGGAAGAAAGGGTCGTTGGGGATAAAGATAATTATCAGTGTCCCGGTTATATCATGATTGATAAATTACGGTTGCGCTGCTGGAAACATGAAGGCCATGGGCAGCAGGATTTTACAGAAGTTGTTGAAAACTCTTGTAACCCAGGCTTTGTGACTGTGGGTATGAACCTTGGCCTAGATAAGTTTTATAAATATCTTCATGCCTTTGGTTTTGGTACGCCTACAGGCATTCCGATGAATGGTGAAGCTGGAGGTATTCTGGTGCCTCGTAATGCAGCAAAACCCATTGATCTTGCTACCATGTCCATCGGTCAAGCGAACGCCATGACGCCAATTCAATTGATTACGGCTGTTTCTGCGGTGGCCAATGATGGTAAATTAATGAAGCCTCAGCTCGTCGAGAAAGTGATTGATGCGCAGGGTGCTATTGTAGAAAAATTTGAACCGGAAATGATTCGTCAGGTTGTATCAAAGGAGACGGCTGAAGAACTTAACTTAATTCTAGAATCTGTTGTAAGCAACGGTACAGGTCGAAATGCTTATCTCCAAGGTTATCGTGTCGGCGGTAAGACAGGAACGGCGCAAAAGATCAAGCCAGGCGGTGGCTATATGGAAAGAGAATATGTAGCTTCCTTTGTCGGTCTAGCGCCAGCCAATGATCCGGAGATTGTATGCCTTGTTGTCGTTGATGCGCCAGAAGGCATGCCTTATTACGGTGGCCTTGTAGCAGCACCTATCTTTCGTTCTATTATGGTAGATACACTTCGTCACCTTGGTATTCAACCACAAGCCGTGCAAGACCAAGCGCCTACAGTTATAACAGAGGGAGTTCGAGAAGTGGTCGTTCCGCAAGTTACGGGCATTGATGTTACAGAAGCATCACAGACTTTGCGAGGTGTTAGCCTCGGTGCAGCCACAGAAGGCTTTGGTAGCCGTGTTATAGGTCAATTGCCCCAGGCTGGTGAAGTCGTAGCGCCTCGAAGTACGGTGATTCTTTATCTAGATGATCACGAAGAAGTATTCCAAGCAGAAGTTGCGTCTGAAACAATCTGTCCTGATATCAGAGGAAAAACAATACGACAGGCTAGTGAGTTATTAACAAGAGCAGGATTGTCTCTTGAAATGTATGGAACCGGTTTGGCCTATCGCCAAAGCATTCCAGCAGGCACAAAAGTTCCTGTAGGCACGGTAGTACGTGTAGACTTCTTGCCTTTCGATGAACAGGGACCATGA